A window from Rhinolophus sinicus isolate RSC01 linkage group LG18, ASM3656204v1, whole genome shotgun sequence encodes these proteins:
- the LG18H16orf96 gene encoding uncharacterized protein C16orf96 homolog isoform X2 — translation MSFSLTFSELVNVAIPQCGMLNFKALHLLLHGILEHIHMAELKKVLSGDEDFLQSSQTMSMPREADAQPTPSPMKRLNNVFDHVVSRIDKMESQLAALQEPPSTSQLLQASQGTSRPAQELWQLIKLRKVVEGNEEAMEKSMKTLQDLLTDIYALKVSVETLRKDVDILKKMFDKIQLEKRGSFFEDVKRQNRKMDELQQEVLNLQTQILAFPRVEDLVLWSSLHEATSTPGTVPRGAVPLQLKESERFKEQLPETDLPQTTKYLESVGPVSEAVQFLKPLEIVWQYHVPKQLQQEESAHAVPLTGAQGLGQPQVLEPGSEPKPEPEPGPGPGSLPRPKPKPMPALGPRLGPSLTPGLTLASGPMFQPGPAAVPGPAPGPGSDLGPAPGPGPDLGPAPGPGSDLGPAPGPGPDLGPVPGPGPDLGPVPGPGPDLGPAPGPGPVYGAGAGPGLQPIPPGVWPLPPGGWPPPRGWPTPGTRPSWGLEYLQRGPGQLGPLPAQLQGFRDTQPATELDSAWPNLLQSWSRQEEMYQNGEEYLRNMKILQDRAPRAEASREVPAKPQSALQRMKTIAVVAPAAAAAYESATISAARAAEIAARAVKDAPATKLATLAMTMAASGPLGVSADVVGAGSFRGATAPMAFTDDIEKEDLSQEIDFSSRAADMALSQAMLAAKQAVTPADKKKAISHIAQMPIRHDTLKEEFAQLSNNLQQRLTYLVNMGITSKIGTTVGALQEKIVRLQKSRMQEEELQRIWGHQIAMMKDHHIVLDRAVEKVHIRLDELKILQAQIKDLEMQKVDKSVMDQELKKKADKSSVAGKASRVDLETVAMELNEMIQGVLVRVLSNENDLKKVMEQLSKDLGTKLVHRDLNNLKADIDEVYRIVMKLLIKGLRFDPDSAAGFRKKLFERVKCISCDRPVEMMTGPHLITIRKAHLLSRLRPASANSYEYLQRQQLREQHQLQQLQDLGDQEDGGDGPGNDTNRKFKSHNLATLYPYGDPEMLDYDTTEVDILGVDGVLYKGRMTSRGGVQPPTSMEKELAAVKIPRPPTQNLYERFDAIYPRTVSKLFLTQVHATLGGTGGAAQAPAPTPTSQMSIFDNLSRE, via the exons ATGAGCTTCTCGCTCACCTTCTCCGAGCTGGTCAACGTCGCCATCCCGCAGTGTGGCATGTTGAACTTCAAGGCCCTGCACCTCCTGTTGCACGGCATCCTGGAGCATATCCACATGGCCGAGCTCAAGAAGGTCCTCTCGGGGGACGAGGACTTCCTCCAGTCCTCGCAGACCATGTCCATGCCGCGGGAGGCAGACGCCcaacccacccccagccccatgaAGAGGCTGAACAACGTCTTTGACCACGTGGTGAGCCGCATCGACAAGATGGAGAGCCAGCTGGCTGCGCTGCAGGAACCGCCCTCCACCTCCCAGCTGCTGCAGGCCAGCCAGGGGACCAGCCGGCCCGCCCAGGAACTGTGGCAGCTGATAAAGCTCCGGAAGGTGGTAGAGGGCAACGAAGAAGCCATGGAAAAG tCTATGAAGACCCTGCAGGATTTGCTCACTGACATTTACGCACTCAAGGTCAGCGTTGAAACTCTCAGGAAGGATGTAGACATTCTGAAGAAAATGTTTGATAAG ATACAGCTGGAAAAAAGAGGCTCTTTCTTTGAAGATGTGAAAAGGCAGAACCGGAAGATGGATGAGCTGCAGCAGGAAGTG CTTAATCTCCAGACACAGATTCTCGCCTTCCCCAGAGTTGAGGACCTGGTACTCTGGAGCAGCCTCCACGAGGCCACGTCCACCCCG GGAACTGTTCCACGGGGAGCTGTTCCACTACAGTTGAAGGAATCTGAGCGGTTTAAAGAGCAGCTCCCAGAGACTGACCTTCCCCAGACCACCAAGTACCTTGAAAGTGTTGGCCCGGTCTCAGAGGCTGTCCAGTTCCTCAAGCCCTTGGAGATTGTCTGGCAATACCATGTCCCAAAACAACTGCAGCAGGAGGAGTCTGCCCACGCAGTTCCACTCACAGGGGCACAGGGGCTGGGCCAGCCTCAGGTGCTTGAGCCTGGGTCAGAACCCAAGCCGGAGCCTGAGCCTGGACCTGGGCCTGGTTCCCTGCCACGGCCAAAGCCTAAGCCCATGCCTGCATTGGGGCCCAGGCTGGGACCCAGTCTGACACCTGGGCTCACGCTAGCATCTGGGCCTATGTTCCAACCTGGGCCTGCCGCTGTACCTGGGCCTGCCCCTGGACCTGGATCTGACCTTGGACCTGCCCCCGGACCTGGGCCTGACCTTGGGCCTGCCCCCGGACCTGGATCTGACCTTGGGCCTGCCCCCGGACCTGGACCTGACCTTGGACCTGTCCCCGGACCTGGGCCTGACCTTGGGCCTGTCCCCGGACCTGGGCCTGACCTTGGGCCTGCCCCTGGACCTGGACCTGTGTACGGAGCTGGGGCTGGCCCAGGCCTCCAGCCCATACCACCAGGAGTCTGGCCTCTGCCTCCAGGAGGCTGGCCTCCTCCCAGAGGCTGGCCCACACCTGGCACTAGGCCTTCCTGGGGCTTAGAGTACTTACAGCGTGGCCCAGGCCAACTGGGCCCCCTgcctgctcagctccagggctTCAGAGACACACAGCCGGCTACAGAGCTCGACTCGGCCTGGCCTAATCTACTGCAGTCATGGTCTCGCCAGGAAGAGATGTACCAAAACGGGGAAGAATATTTACGAAACATGAAAATCCTTCAGGACAGAGCCCCCAGGGCTGAGGCCTCCAGGGAAGTCCCCGCCAAGCCCCAGTCTGCCCTTCAGCGGATGAAAACCATTGCTGTCGTTGCCCCCGCTGCTGCTGCCGCCTATGAATCTGCCACGATCTCAGCAGCCCGGGCAGCCGAGATTGCCGCCAGGGCTGTCAAGGACGCGCCTGCCACCAAATTGGCTACCTTAGCAATGACCATGGCTGCATCCGGCCCGTTAGGGGTCTCTGCAGACGTTGTGGGTGCAGGTTCTTTCCGTGGGGCCACAGCCCCCATGGCCTTCACCGATGACATCGAGAAGGAAGACTTATCACAGGAGATTGACTTTTCTTCGCGTGCCGCTGATATGGCCCTGTCCCAGGCCATGCTGGCCGCCAAACAGGCTGTGACCCCTGCAGACAAGAAGAAGGCCATCAGCCACATAGCCCAGATGCCCATTAGGCACGACACCCTGAAAGAAGAGTTTGCCCAGCTGTCAAACAACCTGCAACAGCGCTTGACTTATCTAG TTAATATGGGAATTACTTCCAAGATTGGGACAACAGTGGGCGCTTTGCAAGAAAAGATTGTCAGGCTCCAGAAATCCAGGATGCAG GAGGAGGAACTCCAGAGGATTTGGGGCCACCAAATAGCGATGATGAAGGATCACCACATCGTGCTGGACAGGGCGGTGGAGAAGGTCCACATCCGCCTGGATGAGTTAAAG ATTCTCCAGGCTCAAATAAAAGACCTAGAAATGCAAAAGGTGGACAAAAGTGTGATGGACCAGGAGTTAAAGAAG AAAGCCGACAAGAGCTCTGTGGCAGGCAAGGCAAGCCGGGTTGACCTGGAGACGGTGGCAATGGAGCTGAACGAGATGATTCAGGGCGTACTAGTCAGGGTCCTGTCCAATGAAAATGACTTGAAGAAGGTTATGGAGCAGCTCAGCAAGGACCTGGGCACCAAG CTGGTCCACAGGGATTTGAACAATCTAAAGGCAGACATAGATGAGGTCTATCGAATCGTCATGAAACTGCTGATCAAAGGTCTCCGGTTTGACCCCGACAGCGCTGCTGGCTTTAGGAA GAAACTGTTTGAGCGGGTGAAATGCATTTCCTGTGACCGGCCTGTGGAGATGATGACTGGCCC GCACCTCATCACCATCCGCAAAGCACACCTTCTGTCTCGGCTGCGGCCCGCCAGTGCCAACAGCTACGAGTACCTGCAGCGGCAACAACTGAG GGAACAGCACCAGCTACAGCAGCTCCAGGACCTTGGAGACCAGGAGGACGGGGGCGACGGCCCTGGGAATGACACCAACCGCAAGTTCAAGTCACATAACTTGGCGACCCTCTACCCCTACGGGGACCCTGAGATGTTAGACTATGACACC ACCGAGGTGGACATCCTGGGAGTGGACGGGGTCCTGTACAAAGGCCGAATGACCAGCCGGGGCGGTGTGCAGCCACCAACCAGCATGGAGAAGGAGCTGGCTG
- the LG18H16orf96 gene encoding uncharacterized protein C16orf96 homolog isoform X1 → MSFSLTFSELVNVAIPQCGMLNFKALHLLLHGILEHIHMAELKKVLSGDEDFLQSSQTMSMPREADAQPTPSPMKRLNNVFDHVVSRIDKMESQLAALQEPPSTSQLLQASQGTSRPAQELWQLIKLRKVVEGNEEAMEKSMKTLQDLLTDIYALKVSVETLRKDVDILKKMFDKIQLEKRGSFFEDVKRQNRKMDELQQEVLNLQTQILAFPRVEDLVLWSSLHEATSTPGTVPRGAVPLQLKESERFKEQLPETDLPQTTKYLESVGPVSEAVQFLKPLEIVWQYHVPKQLQQEESAHAVPLTGAQGLGQPQVLEPGSEPKPEPEPGPGPGSLPRPKPKPMPALGPRLGPSLTPGLTLASGPMFQPGPAAVPGPAPGPGSDLGPAPGPGPDLGPAPGPGSDLGPAPGPGPDLGPVPGPGPDLGPVPGPGPDLGPAPGPGPVYGAGAGPGLQPIPPGVWPLPPGGWPPPRGWPTPGTRPSWGLEYLQRGPGQLGPLPAQLQGFRDTQPATELDSAWPNLLQSWSRQEEMYQNGEEYLRNMKILQDRAPRAEASREVPAKPQSALQRMKTIAVVAPAAAAAYESATISAARAAEIAARAVKDAPATKLATLAMTMAASGPLGVSADVVGAGSFRGATAPMAFTDDIEKEDLSQEIDFSSRAADMALSQAMLAAKQAVTPADKKKAISHIAQMPIRHDTLKEEFAQLSNNLQQRLTYLVNMGITSKIGTTVGALQEKIVRLQKSRMQEEELQRIWGHQIAMMKDHHIVLDRAVEKVHIRLDELKILQAQIKDLEMQKVDKSVMDQELKKKADKSSVAGKASRVDLETVAMELNEMIQGVLVRVLSNENDLKKVMEQLSKDLGTKLVHRDLNNLKADIDEVYRIVMKLLIKGLRFDPDSAAGFRKKLFERVKCISCDRPVEMMTGPHLITIRKAHLLSRLRPASANSYEYLQRQQLREQHQLQQLQDLGDQEDGGDGPGNDTNRKFKSHNLATLYPYGDPEMLDYDTTEVDILGVDGVLYKGRMTSRGGVQPPTSMEKELAAVKIPRPPTQNLYERFDAIYPPLRPHASVRPAALGPHPMMPTQPPSLPPLPLLPPLLPPLRDPKQAPGSTRHPRPQRLES, encoded by the exons ATGAGCTTCTCGCTCACCTTCTCCGAGCTGGTCAACGTCGCCATCCCGCAGTGTGGCATGTTGAACTTCAAGGCCCTGCACCTCCTGTTGCACGGCATCCTGGAGCATATCCACATGGCCGAGCTCAAGAAGGTCCTCTCGGGGGACGAGGACTTCCTCCAGTCCTCGCAGACCATGTCCATGCCGCGGGAGGCAGACGCCcaacccacccccagccccatgaAGAGGCTGAACAACGTCTTTGACCACGTGGTGAGCCGCATCGACAAGATGGAGAGCCAGCTGGCTGCGCTGCAGGAACCGCCCTCCACCTCCCAGCTGCTGCAGGCCAGCCAGGGGACCAGCCGGCCCGCCCAGGAACTGTGGCAGCTGATAAAGCTCCGGAAGGTGGTAGAGGGCAACGAAGAAGCCATGGAAAAG tCTATGAAGACCCTGCAGGATTTGCTCACTGACATTTACGCACTCAAGGTCAGCGTTGAAACTCTCAGGAAGGATGTAGACATTCTGAAGAAAATGTTTGATAAG ATACAGCTGGAAAAAAGAGGCTCTTTCTTTGAAGATGTGAAAAGGCAGAACCGGAAGATGGATGAGCTGCAGCAGGAAGTG CTTAATCTCCAGACACAGATTCTCGCCTTCCCCAGAGTTGAGGACCTGGTACTCTGGAGCAGCCTCCACGAGGCCACGTCCACCCCG GGAACTGTTCCACGGGGAGCTGTTCCACTACAGTTGAAGGAATCTGAGCGGTTTAAAGAGCAGCTCCCAGAGACTGACCTTCCCCAGACCACCAAGTACCTTGAAAGTGTTGGCCCGGTCTCAGAGGCTGTCCAGTTCCTCAAGCCCTTGGAGATTGTCTGGCAATACCATGTCCCAAAACAACTGCAGCAGGAGGAGTCTGCCCACGCAGTTCCACTCACAGGGGCACAGGGGCTGGGCCAGCCTCAGGTGCTTGAGCCTGGGTCAGAACCCAAGCCGGAGCCTGAGCCTGGACCTGGGCCTGGTTCCCTGCCACGGCCAAAGCCTAAGCCCATGCCTGCATTGGGGCCCAGGCTGGGACCCAGTCTGACACCTGGGCTCACGCTAGCATCTGGGCCTATGTTCCAACCTGGGCCTGCCGCTGTACCTGGGCCTGCCCCTGGACCTGGATCTGACCTTGGACCTGCCCCCGGACCTGGGCCTGACCTTGGGCCTGCCCCCGGACCTGGATCTGACCTTGGGCCTGCCCCCGGACCTGGACCTGACCTTGGACCTGTCCCCGGACCTGGGCCTGACCTTGGGCCTGTCCCCGGACCTGGGCCTGACCTTGGGCCTGCCCCTGGACCTGGACCTGTGTACGGAGCTGGGGCTGGCCCAGGCCTCCAGCCCATACCACCAGGAGTCTGGCCTCTGCCTCCAGGAGGCTGGCCTCCTCCCAGAGGCTGGCCCACACCTGGCACTAGGCCTTCCTGGGGCTTAGAGTACTTACAGCGTGGCCCAGGCCAACTGGGCCCCCTgcctgctcagctccagggctTCAGAGACACACAGCCGGCTACAGAGCTCGACTCGGCCTGGCCTAATCTACTGCAGTCATGGTCTCGCCAGGAAGAGATGTACCAAAACGGGGAAGAATATTTACGAAACATGAAAATCCTTCAGGACAGAGCCCCCAGGGCTGAGGCCTCCAGGGAAGTCCCCGCCAAGCCCCAGTCTGCCCTTCAGCGGATGAAAACCATTGCTGTCGTTGCCCCCGCTGCTGCTGCCGCCTATGAATCTGCCACGATCTCAGCAGCCCGGGCAGCCGAGATTGCCGCCAGGGCTGTCAAGGACGCGCCTGCCACCAAATTGGCTACCTTAGCAATGACCATGGCTGCATCCGGCCCGTTAGGGGTCTCTGCAGACGTTGTGGGTGCAGGTTCTTTCCGTGGGGCCACAGCCCCCATGGCCTTCACCGATGACATCGAGAAGGAAGACTTATCACAGGAGATTGACTTTTCTTCGCGTGCCGCTGATATGGCCCTGTCCCAGGCCATGCTGGCCGCCAAACAGGCTGTGACCCCTGCAGACAAGAAGAAGGCCATCAGCCACATAGCCCAGATGCCCATTAGGCACGACACCCTGAAAGAAGAGTTTGCCCAGCTGTCAAACAACCTGCAACAGCGCTTGACTTATCTAG TTAATATGGGAATTACTTCCAAGATTGGGACAACAGTGGGCGCTTTGCAAGAAAAGATTGTCAGGCTCCAGAAATCCAGGATGCAG GAGGAGGAACTCCAGAGGATTTGGGGCCACCAAATAGCGATGATGAAGGATCACCACATCGTGCTGGACAGGGCGGTGGAGAAGGTCCACATCCGCCTGGATGAGTTAAAG ATTCTCCAGGCTCAAATAAAAGACCTAGAAATGCAAAAGGTGGACAAAAGTGTGATGGACCAGGAGTTAAAGAAG AAAGCCGACAAGAGCTCTGTGGCAGGCAAGGCAAGCCGGGTTGACCTGGAGACGGTGGCAATGGAGCTGAACGAGATGATTCAGGGCGTACTAGTCAGGGTCCTGTCCAATGAAAATGACTTGAAGAAGGTTATGGAGCAGCTCAGCAAGGACCTGGGCACCAAG CTGGTCCACAGGGATTTGAACAATCTAAAGGCAGACATAGATGAGGTCTATCGAATCGTCATGAAACTGCTGATCAAAGGTCTCCGGTTTGACCCCGACAGCGCTGCTGGCTTTAGGAA GAAACTGTTTGAGCGGGTGAAATGCATTTCCTGTGACCGGCCTGTGGAGATGATGACTGGCCC GCACCTCATCACCATCCGCAAAGCACACCTTCTGTCTCGGCTGCGGCCCGCCAGTGCCAACAGCTACGAGTACCTGCAGCGGCAACAACTGAG GGAACAGCACCAGCTACAGCAGCTCCAGGACCTTGGAGACCAGGAGGACGGGGGCGACGGCCCTGGGAATGACACCAACCGCAAGTTCAAGTCACATAACTTGGCGACCCTCTACCCCTACGGGGACCCTGAGATGTTAGACTATGACACC ACCGAGGTGGACATCCTGGGAGTGGACGGGGTCCTGTACAAAGGCCGAATGACCAGCCGGGGCGGTGTGCAGCCACCAACCAGCATGGAGAAGGAGCTGGCTG
- the LG18H16orf96 gene encoding uncharacterized protein C16orf96 homolog isoform X3 encodes MSFSLTFSELVNVAIPQCGMLNFKALHLLLHGILEHIHMAELKKVLSGDEDFLQSSQTMSMPREADAQPTPSPMKRLNNVFDHVVSRIDKMESQLAALQEPPSTSQLLQASQGTSRPAQELWQLIKLRKVVEGNEEAMEKSMKTLQDLLTDIYALKVSVETLRKDVDILKKMFDKIQLEKRGSFFEDVKRQNRKMDELQQEVLNLQTQILAFPRVEDLVLWSSLHEATSTPGTVPRGAVPLQLKESERFKEQLPETDLPQTTKYLESVGPVSEAVQFLKPLEIVWQYHVPKQLQQEESAHAVPLTGAQGLGQPQVLEPGSEPKPEPEPGPGPGSLPRPKPKPMPALGPRLGPSLTPGLTLASGPMFQPGPAAVPGPAPGPGSDLGPAPGPGPDLGPAPGPGSDLGPAPGPGPDLGPVPGPGPDLGPVPGPGPDLGPAPGPGPVYGAGAGPGLQPIPPGVWPLPPGGWPPPRGWPTPGTRPSWGLEYLQRGPGQLGPLPAQLQGFRDTQPATELDSAWPNLLQSWSRQEEMYQNGEEYLRNMKILQDRAPRAEASREVPAKPQSALQRMKTIAVVAPAAAAAYESATISAARAAEIAARAVKDAPATKLATLAMTMAASGPLGVSADVVGAGSFRGATAPMAFTDDIEKEDLSQEIDFSSRAADMALSQAMLAAKQAVTPADKKKAISHIAQMPIRHDTLKEEFAQLSNNLQQRLTYLVNMGITSKIGTTVGALQEKIVRLQKSRMQEEELQRIWGHQIAMMKDHHIVLDRAVEKVHIRLDELKILQAQIKDLEMQKVDKSVMDQELKKKADKSSVAGKASRVDLETVAMELNEMIQGVLVRVLSNENDLKKVMEQLSKDLGTKLVHRDLNNLKADIDEVYRIVMKLLIKGLRFDPDSAAGFRKRLHS; translated from the exons ATGAGCTTCTCGCTCACCTTCTCCGAGCTGGTCAACGTCGCCATCCCGCAGTGTGGCATGTTGAACTTCAAGGCCCTGCACCTCCTGTTGCACGGCATCCTGGAGCATATCCACATGGCCGAGCTCAAGAAGGTCCTCTCGGGGGACGAGGACTTCCTCCAGTCCTCGCAGACCATGTCCATGCCGCGGGAGGCAGACGCCcaacccacccccagccccatgaAGAGGCTGAACAACGTCTTTGACCACGTGGTGAGCCGCATCGACAAGATGGAGAGCCAGCTGGCTGCGCTGCAGGAACCGCCCTCCACCTCCCAGCTGCTGCAGGCCAGCCAGGGGACCAGCCGGCCCGCCCAGGAACTGTGGCAGCTGATAAAGCTCCGGAAGGTGGTAGAGGGCAACGAAGAAGCCATGGAAAAG tCTATGAAGACCCTGCAGGATTTGCTCACTGACATTTACGCACTCAAGGTCAGCGTTGAAACTCTCAGGAAGGATGTAGACATTCTGAAGAAAATGTTTGATAAG ATACAGCTGGAAAAAAGAGGCTCTTTCTTTGAAGATGTGAAAAGGCAGAACCGGAAGATGGATGAGCTGCAGCAGGAAGTG CTTAATCTCCAGACACAGATTCTCGCCTTCCCCAGAGTTGAGGACCTGGTACTCTGGAGCAGCCTCCACGAGGCCACGTCCACCCCG GGAACTGTTCCACGGGGAGCTGTTCCACTACAGTTGAAGGAATCTGAGCGGTTTAAAGAGCAGCTCCCAGAGACTGACCTTCCCCAGACCACCAAGTACCTTGAAAGTGTTGGCCCGGTCTCAGAGGCTGTCCAGTTCCTCAAGCCCTTGGAGATTGTCTGGCAATACCATGTCCCAAAACAACTGCAGCAGGAGGAGTCTGCCCACGCAGTTCCACTCACAGGGGCACAGGGGCTGGGCCAGCCTCAGGTGCTTGAGCCTGGGTCAGAACCCAAGCCGGAGCCTGAGCCTGGACCTGGGCCTGGTTCCCTGCCACGGCCAAAGCCTAAGCCCATGCCTGCATTGGGGCCCAGGCTGGGACCCAGTCTGACACCTGGGCTCACGCTAGCATCTGGGCCTATGTTCCAACCTGGGCCTGCCGCTGTACCTGGGCCTGCCCCTGGACCTGGATCTGACCTTGGACCTGCCCCCGGACCTGGGCCTGACCTTGGGCCTGCCCCCGGACCTGGATCTGACCTTGGGCCTGCCCCCGGACCTGGACCTGACCTTGGACCTGTCCCCGGACCTGGGCCTGACCTTGGGCCTGTCCCCGGACCTGGGCCTGACCTTGGGCCTGCCCCTGGACCTGGACCTGTGTACGGAGCTGGGGCTGGCCCAGGCCTCCAGCCCATACCACCAGGAGTCTGGCCTCTGCCTCCAGGAGGCTGGCCTCCTCCCAGAGGCTGGCCCACACCTGGCACTAGGCCTTCCTGGGGCTTAGAGTACTTACAGCGTGGCCCAGGCCAACTGGGCCCCCTgcctgctcagctccagggctTCAGAGACACACAGCCGGCTACAGAGCTCGACTCGGCCTGGCCTAATCTACTGCAGTCATGGTCTCGCCAGGAAGAGATGTACCAAAACGGGGAAGAATATTTACGAAACATGAAAATCCTTCAGGACAGAGCCCCCAGGGCTGAGGCCTCCAGGGAAGTCCCCGCCAAGCCCCAGTCTGCCCTTCAGCGGATGAAAACCATTGCTGTCGTTGCCCCCGCTGCTGCTGCCGCCTATGAATCTGCCACGATCTCAGCAGCCCGGGCAGCCGAGATTGCCGCCAGGGCTGTCAAGGACGCGCCTGCCACCAAATTGGCTACCTTAGCAATGACCATGGCTGCATCCGGCCCGTTAGGGGTCTCTGCAGACGTTGTGGGTGCAGGTTCTTTCCGTGGGGCCACAGCCCCCATGGCCTTCACCGATGACATCGAGAAGGAAGACTTATCACAGGAGATTGACTTTTCTTCGCGTGCCGCTGATATGGCCCTGTCCCAGGCCATGCTGGCCGCCAAACAGGCTGTGACCCCTGCAGACAAGAAGAAGGCCATCAGCCACATAGCCCAGATGCCCATTAGGCACGACACCCTGAAAGAAGAGTTTGCCCAGCTGTCAAACAACCTGCAACAGCGCTTGACTTATCTAG TTAATATGGGAATTACTTCCAAGATTGGGACAACAGTGGGCGCTTTGCAAGAAAAGATTGTCAGGCTCCAGAAATCCAGGATGCAG GAGGAGGAACTCCAGAGGATTTGGGGCCACCAAATAGCGATGATGAAGGATCACCACATCGTGCTGGACAGGGCGGTGGAGAAGGTCCACATCCGCCTGGATGAGTTAAAG ATTCTCCAGGCTCAAATAAAAGACCTAGAAATGCAAAAGGTGGACAAAAGTGTGATGGACCAGGAGTTAAAGAAG AAAGCCGACAAGAGCTCTGTGGCAGGCAAGGCAAGCCGGGTTGACCTGGAGACGGTGGCAATGGAGCTGAACGAGATGATTCAGGGCGTACTAGTCAGGGTCCTGTCCAATGAAAATGACTTGAAGAAGGTTATGGAGCAGCTCAGCAAGGACCTGGGCACCAAG CTGGTCCACAGGGATTTGAACAATCTAAAGGCAGACATAGATGAGGTCTATCGAATCGTCATGAAACTGCTGATCAAAGGTCTCCGGTTTGACCCCGACAGCGCTGCTGGCTTTAGGAA GAGGCTGcacagctga